In Gossypium hirsutum isolate 1008001.06 chromosome D06, Gossypium_hirsutum_v2.1, whole genome shotgun sequence, one genomic interval encodes:
- the LOC107901084 gene encoding nuclear transcription factor Y subunit A-3 isoform X2: protein MSYMAVRVQSLSKKNFDERFSILSLPHISVGFQPWWNSNEQKIAHSLPQNISLKVETPSKLHHNAKHLDHQLPDQESTSAQAICQSRPEMGVTRGSNPSFYSSDFGQDESCGKDIEGQMKPINNPNTVFSPSNPNYNLSMIQAQMAGGSAPARLPLPLDLAEDGPVYVNAKQYHGILRRRRYRAKLEAQNKLVKSRKPYLHESRHLHAVNRARGSGGRFLSKKKLQQPHHPTSNPSSHSISDASCLDRKNSGSELESHLHVGGCSSSSTSCSDISSASNNNGSFQLRKHGFMDISPGVSSMCNGLQNCASVGL, encoded by the exons ATGAGTTATATGGCTGTTCGGGTTCAAAGCTTGTCAAAGAAAAACTTTGATGAAAGGTTTTCCATTCTTTCGCTACCCCATATATCTGTTGGTTTCCAACCATGGTGGAACTCAAATGAACAGAAAATTGCACATTCTTTACCCCAAAATATAAGCTTGAAAGTGGAAACTCCCTCCAAACTCCATCATAATGCAAAGCATTTAGATCATCAACTACCAGACCAGGAATCGACCTCAGCTCAAGCGATTTGTCAATCACGTCCTGAAATGGGTGTCACAAGAGGGTCTAATCCTTCATTCTATTCATCTGATTTTG GACAGGATGAAAGTTGTGGGAAGGACATTGAAGGTCAAATGAAGCCAATTAACAATCCCAACACTGTGTTCAGCCCTTCCAATCCAAACTATAACCTTTCAATG ATTCAGGCCCAGATGGCAGGAGGAAGTGCACCAGCACGACTTCCATTACCACTTGATCTTGCAGAAGATGGCCCTGTTTATGTCAATGCAAAACAATATCATGGGATTCTTAGGAGAAGGCGTTATCGTGCAAAGCTTGAAGCACAAAACAAACTTGTCAAATCTCGAAAG CCCTACCTTCATGAATCTCGACATCTTCATGCAGTGAATAGAGCTAGGGGATCCGGTGGACGTTTTCTTAGCAAAAAGAAGCTCCAACAGCCTCATCATCCAACTTCTAACCCGAGTTCCCATTCCATCTCTGATGCCAGCTGCTTAGACCGAAAGAACAGCGGATCAGAACTTGAGAGCCATTTGCATGTGGGAGGCTGCAGCAGTTCAAGTACAAGCTGCTCGGACATCTCAAGTGCGTCCAACAACAATGGCAGTTTCCAGCTACGGAAACATGGATTCATGGACATCTCTCCTGGTGTGAGCAGCATGTGCAATGGACTACAAAACTGTGCTTCAGTTGGCCTGTAA
- the LOC107901084 gene encoding nuclear transcription factor Y subunit A-7 isoform X4 — protein MLFLHIQASQDPIGQDESCGKDIEGQMKPINNPNTVFSPSNPNYNLSMASAQYPYADVCIGGLFTPYGPPAIIQAQMAGGSAPARLPLPLDLAEDGPVYVNAKQYHGILRRRRYRAKLEAQNKLVKSRKPYLHESRHLHAVNRARGSGGRFLSKKKLQQPHHPTSNPSSHSISDASCLDRKNSGSELESHLHVGGCSSSSTSCSDISSASNNNGSFQLRKHGFMDISPGVSSMCNGLQNCASVGL, from the exons ATGCTGTTTCTTCATATTCAAGCCTCACAAGATCCCATAG GACAGGATGAAAGTTGTGGGAAGGACATTGAAGGTCAAATGAAGCCAATTAACAATCCCAACACTGTGTTCAGCCCTTCCAATCCAAACTATAACCTTTCAATG GCTTCTGCTCAATATCCTTATGCGGATGTATGCATTGGTGGCCTATTTACTCCATATGGGCCACCAGCTATT ATTCAGGCCCAGATGGCAGGAGGAAGTGCACCAGCACGACTTCCATTACCACTTGATCTTGCAGAAGATGGCCCTGTTTATGTCAATGCAAAACAATATCATGGGATTCTTAGGAGAAGGCGTTATCGTGCAAAGCTTGAAGCACAAAACAAACTTGTCAAATCTCGAAAG CCCTACCTTCATGAATCTCGACATCTTCATGCAGTGAATAGAGCTAGGGGATCCGGTGGACGTTTTCTTAGCAAAAAGAAGCTCCAACAGCCTCATCATCCAACTTCTAACCCGAGTTCCCATTCCATCTCTGATGCCAGCTGCTTAGACCGAAAGAACAGCGGATCAGAACTTGAGAGCCATTTGCATGTGGGAGGCTGCAGCAGTTCAAGTACAAGCTGCTCGGACATCTCAAGTGCGTCCAACAACAATGGCAGTTTCCAGCTACGGAAACATGGATTCATGGACATCTCTCCTGGTGTGAGCAGCATGTGCAATGGACTACAAAACTGTGCTTCAGTTGGCCTGTAA
- the LOC107901084 gene encoding nuclear transcription factor Y subunit A-3 isoform X1, which translates to MSYMAVRVQSLSKKNFDERFSILSLPHISVGFQPWWNSNEQKIAHSLPQNISLKVETPSKLHHNAKHLDHQLPDQESTSAQAICQSRPEMGVTRGSNPSFYSSDFGQDESCGKDIEGQMKPINNPNTVFSPSNPNYNLSMASAQYPYADVCIGGLFTPYGPPAIIQAQMAGGSAPARLPLPLDLAEDGPVYVNAKQYHGILRRRRYRAKLEAQNKLVKSRKPYLHESRHLHAVNRARGSGGRFLSKKKLQQPHHPTSNPSSHSISDASCLDRKNSGSELESHLHVGGCSSSSTSCSDISSASNNNGSFQLRKHGFMDISPGVSSMCNGLQNCASVGL; encoded by the exons ATGAGTTATATGGCTGTTCGGGTTCAAAGCTTGTCAAAGAAAAACTTTGATGAAAGGTTTTCCATTCTTTCGCTACCCCATATATCTGTTGGTTTCCAACCATGGTGGAACTCAAATGAACAGAAAATTGCACATTCTTTACCCCAAAATATAAGCTTGAAAGTGGAAACTCCCTCCAAACTCCATCATAATGCAAAGCATTTAGATCATCAACTACCAGACCAGGAATCGACCTCAGCTCAAGCGATTTGTCAATCACGTCCTGAAATGGGTGTCACAAGAGGGTCTAATCCTTCATTCTATTCATCTGATTTTG GACAGGATGAAAGTTGTGGGAAGGACATTGAAGGTCAAATGAAGCCAATTAACAATCCCAACACTGTGTTCAGCCCTTCCAATCCAAACTATAACCTTTCAATG GCTTCTGCTCAATATCCTTATGCGGATGTATGCATTGGTGGCCTATTTACTCCATATGGGCCACCAGCTATT ATTCAGGCCCAGATGGCAGGAGGAAGTGCACCAGCACGACTTCCATTACCACTTGATCTTGCAGAAGATGGCCCTGTTTATGTCAATGCAAAACAATATCATGGGATTCTTAGGAGAAGGCGTTATCGTGCAAAGCTTGAAGCACAAAACAAACTTGTCAAATCTCGAAAG CCCTACCTTCATGAATCTCGACATCTTCATGCAGTGAATAGAGCTAGGGGATCCGGTGGACGTTTTCTTAGCAAAAAGAAGCTCCAACAGCCTCATCATCCAACTTCTAACCCGAGTTCCCATTCCATCTCTGATGCCAGCTGCTTAGACCGAAAGAACAGCGGATCAGAACTTGAGAGCCATTTGCATGTGGGAGGCTGCAGCAGTTCAAGTACAAGCTGCTCGGACATCTCAAGTGCGTCCAACAACAATGGCAGTTTCCAGCTACGGAAACATGGATTCATGGACATCTCTCCTGGTGTGAGCAGCATGTGCAATGGACTACAAAACTGTGCTTCAGTTGGCCTGTAA
- the LOC107901084 gene encoding nuclear transcription factor Y subunit A-7 isoform X3, whose product MRNQFNECSSSSLMPNSNSTSGQDESCGKDIEGQMKPINNPNTVFSPSNPNYNLSMASAQYPYADVCIGGLFTPYGPPAIIQAQMAGGSAPARLPLPLDLAEDGPVYVNAKQYHGILRRRRYRAKLEAQNKLVKSRKPYLHESRHLHAVNRARGSGGRFLSKKKLQQPHHPTSNPSSHSISDASCLDRKNSGSELESHLHVGGCSSSSTSCSDISSASNNNGSFQLRKHGFMDISPGVSSMCNGLQNCASVGL is encoded by the exons ATGAGAAATCAATTTAATGAGTGTTCTTCGTCAAGTCTAATGCCCAACTCAAATTCCACATCAG GACAGGATGAAAGTTGTGGGAAGGACATTGAAGGTCAAATGAAGCCAATTAACAATCCCAACACTGTGTTCAGCCCTTCCAATCCAAACTATAACCTTTCAATG GCTTCTGCTCAATATCCTTATGCGGATGTATGCATTGGTGGCCTATTTACTCCATATGGGCCACCAGCTATT ATTCAGGCCCAGATGGCAGGAGGAAGTGCACCAGCACGACTTCCATTACCACTTGATCTTGCAGAAGATGGCCCTGTTTATGTCAATGCAAAACAATATCATGGGATTCTTAGGAGAAGGCGTTATCGTGCAAAGCTTGAAGCACAAAACAAACTTGTCAAATCTCGAAAG CCCTACCTTCATGAATCTCGACATCTTCATGCAGTGAATAGAGCTAGGGGATCCGGTGGACGTTTTCTTAGCAAAAAGAAGCTCCAACAGCCTCATCATCCAACTTCTAACCCGAGTTCCCATTCCATCTCTGATGCCAGCTGCTTAGACCGAAAGAACAGCGGATCAGAACTTGAGAGCCATTTGCATGTGGGAGGCTGCAGCAGTTCAAGTACAAGCTGCTCGGACATCTCAAGTGCGTCCAACAACAATGGCAGTTTCCAGCTACGGAAACATGGATTCATGGACATCTCTCCTGGTGTGAGCAGCATGTGCAATGGACTACAAAACTGTGCTTCAGTTGGCCTGTAA